In Streptomyces sp. HUAS ZL42, the DNA window CCCTCTGGTGCGCAGGCTCTCGGCGAACGGTGCGACCCGAGCGCCCTCACCCCGGGTCCAGAGCCCGAAACGTTCGCCGCTCGTGTCGGCCCGCACCATGAGCCGGGCGAACCTCAGCGGGTCGTCCCGGGCCGAACTGTGAGCAGAGGCACCCCGGATGGCGGCGGCCGAGGTCCAGCCGGCCTCCGCCACCAGTGCGCGCACCAAGCGGCTGGAATAGCCGTGCGGATAGGCGAATGAGACGACGGGATGGCCCAGGGCGTCCTCGATCTCCCGCTTGCAGCCGCCGACCTCCTCACGCACCGACGTCCGGGGCAGCGTGTCCAGTTGCGGGTGGCTCCTGCTGTGCCCGCCGATCTCGAATCCGGCCGCGTCCAACTCGCTCACCTGATCCCACGTCAGAGTGCGCGCGGACGGAAACGGTCCCCCCGATCCGTTCAGGGCATCCGTGGTGACGTACAGGGTGGCGGGCCATGCCCGCGCGGCGAGCAACGGGGCCACGACGGAGGCGAAGTCCGCGTATCCGTCGTCGAAGGTCAGCACCGCGGACCGCGGGGGCAGGGGCGGGCCCCCGAGCAGTGACGCCACGAACCGCCCCAGCGGGACCATCTGCAGTCCGCTGTCGGTGATCATGTGCAGGTGTTCCTCGAAGGTGCGAGGGCTCACGGTGAACGGCGCGAGCCACCGCGGCGGGTCGTCCGACACCGCGTGGTAGAGGAAGACGGGTACGGGCCTCATGACCGAACCGATCCCAGCGGCGCCCCGGCTGCCTTCGGCCACGGAGGGATGTCCCGGGACTCCAGCGGCCGGATCCATCCGACGACGTAACCGGTGACGGTGACGCACACTCCGGCGGTGAGCGCACCGACCGTGCGCAGCGCGCCGGGGCGGCCGATCCGGCGGAGGTTACGGGCGAGGGCACGCGGAATGGTCGACCTGAGGTAGGCGCGCTCGCTGGCCAGGGCCGGCCCGCTGCCGGTGCGCCGGGCCACCAGCGCCTTGGACATCCCCTCCACATAACACCGGGAGCAGAAGTAGGACCAGCGGGCCCGCGTCGCGGGGACCCGGTGTAGCACCTGCGCGGCGGGCTCGTACAGCAGGACGGCATCCGGCGTGCGCGCGGTGATGCGCAGACACATGTCGGTGTCGTCGCAACTGGCCGCAGGGCGGTTTCCCAGCCGCCCCAGGGCGTCGAGGAACCCGCCGACGGCGAGCAACTCCGTCCGGCGGAACGACATATTGGCGCCGATGAGGTTGCGCACCGGTGCGGCCTGTTGGGGCAGCCCCCGGTGGGAGCACCCCACCACCCAGTCGAACTCGGGCGGGAACCACGGCGGCCGCCGGGTGGACCACAGTGGCCGGACAAGACCGCCCACCCCCGCCACCCGGGGGTCCTCGTAGCCGGCCAGCAGACGCTGCGTCCATCCGGGTTCCGCGATCGCATCGTCGTCGAGGAAGGCCACCACGTCGCCGTGCGCGACCGCCACCCCGGTGTTGCGTCCTCCGGACAGTCCACGGCGCCTCCGGTTGGGCACCACTCGAACTCCGGCCAGCGCCTTCGAGGCCAGCTCCTGGAGATCCTGGTTGTGATCGACGACCAGCACGATTTCGTCGGCGGGTGGTTCCTGGGCCAGCAGCGAACCGATCGCGGCCCGTACGTCCTCCCACCGGTCGAGGGTGTAGGCGCACACGACGACCGACAGCGTGAGCGGGGGGTGCCCACCGGGCAGTGCGGCGTTCATGATGACCTCGCGGTTGCCGGGACAAGCCAGCGCGACCGGCACGCCAGCAGGAAGACGGCGATCAGGCACTGGGCGGCCAGCCAGGCGATGCCGGCTCCGGTGACGCCGAACCGAGGCAGGAGCACGACGGTCAGCCCGAGCACCAGGCCACATGTCGCGATCTGCAGTCCGACCGCCCAGCGCAGCCGCCGCCGAGCCCGCGAAACGTCGATGGCCAGGCTCACCAGGAGGTTGGGCAGGGCGGACACCGCCAGCAGCCGCAGCAAGGTGGTGCCGTGGGCCGAGTACGACGCACCGAAGAGGGACAGGATCTGAGGGGCCGCGGCGGCCAGGACGGCGGTGACACCGGCCAGCATCAGACCCGAGTGGCGCAGGACGCGCAGGCCGTTGTCGACGAGTCGTTCGGGCCGGCGTACGGACTCCGTGATCAAGGACGTTCCCATGTTGAGGGCCAGCAGGTAGGGCACGTAGGCGATGCTCCACGCCAGCGAGTAATAGGCGCTCTGCTCCGCTCCCAAGGTGTCCAGCACGATCAGCGGGACCAGGGTGTACGCGGCCAGCCGGAACAGCGAGCCGAGCCAGTCGGTGGCGGCGTACCCCAGCATGCGCGGCGACGGTGGCGTTGCCGGGGTGTTCCGCTCGTGC includes these proteins:
- a CDS encoding polysaccharide deacetylase family protein, giving the protein MRPVPVFLYHAVSDDPPRWLAPFTVSPRTFEEHLHMITDSGLQMVPLGRFVASLLGGPPLPPRSAVLTFDDGYADFASVVAPLLAARAWPATLYVTTDALNGSGGPFPSARTLTWDQVSELDAAGFEIGGHSRSHPQLDTLPRTSVREEVGGCKREIEDALGHPVVSFAYPHGYSSRLVRALVAEAGWTSAAAIRGASAHSSARDDPLRFARLMVRADTSGERFGLWTRGEGARVAPFAESLRTRGWRAYRRARAVTGWPYRALPE
- a CDS encoding glycosyltransferase family 2 protein gives rise to the protein MNAALPGGHPPLTLSVVVCAYTLDRWEDVRAAIGSLLAQEPPADEIVLVVDHNQDLQELASKALAGVRVVPNRRRRGLSGGRNTGVAVAHGDVVAFLDDDAIAEPGWTQRLLAGYEDPRVAGVGGLVRPLWSTRRPPWFPPEFDWVVGCSHRGLPQQAAPVRNLIGANMSFRRTELLAVGGFLDALGRLGNRPAASCDDTDMCLRITARTPDAVLLYEPAAQVLHRVPATRARWSYFCSRCYVEGMSKALVARRTGSGPALASERAYLRSTIPRALARNLRRIGRPGALRTVGALTAGVCVTVTGYVVGWIRPLESRDIPPWPKAAGAPLGSVRS